A single region of the Pseudomonas sp. B21-023 genome encodes:
- the astA gene encoding arginine N-succinyltransferase, with protein sequence MIVRPVRSSDLPALIELARSTGTTGLTTLPANEDRLGQRVGWAEKSFRGEAERGDTDYLFVLENDEGLVVGISAIAGAVGLREPWYNYRVGLTVSASQELNIYREIPTLFLANDLTGNSELCSLFLRSDYRSGLNGRLLSKARMLFIAEFPQLFGNKIIAEMRGMSDEVGRSPFWESLGRHFFKMEFSQADYLTGVGNKSFIAELMPKFPLYTCFLSEAARNVIGRVHTDTEPALAMLKREGFNYQGYVDIFDAGPAIECETSKIRAVRDSETLVLAVGTPGDDATPFIIHNRKREDCRITAAPARLAAGTLVVDPQTAKRLRLGAGDNVRAVPLSAGREAQ encoded by the coding sequence ATGATCGTTCGTCCTGTACGCAGCAGCGATTTACCCGCGCTGATCGAGTTGGCCCGCAGTACCGGCACCACCGGGCTGACCACCCTGCCTGCCAACGAGGATCGCCTCGGCCAGCGGGTCGGTTGGGCGGAAAAGAGCTTCCGCGGCGAAGCCGAGCGCGGCGACACCGACTACTTGTTCGTGCTGGAGAACGACGAGGGCCTGGTGGTCGGCATCAGCGCCATCGCCGGCGCCGTCGGCCTGCGCGAGCCCTGGTACAACTACCGGGTCGGCCTGACCGTCAGTGCCTCCCAGGAATTGAACATCTACCGCGAGATTCCCACGCTGTTCCTGGCCAACGACCTGACCGGCAACTCCGAGTTGTGTTCGCTGTTCCTGCGCAGTGATTACCGCAGCGGGCTCAATGGCCGTCTACTGTCCAAGGCGCGCATGCTGTTCATCGCCGAGTTCCCGCAGCTGTTCGGCAACAAGATCATCGCCGAGATGCGCGGTATGTCCGATGAGGTAGGCCGTTCGCCATTCTGGGAAAGCCTGGGCCGGCACTTCTTCAAGATGGAGTTCAGCCAGGCCGATTACCTCACCGGCGTGGGCAACAAGTCGTTCATCGCCGAGCTGATGCCCAAGTTCCCGCTGTACACCTGCTTCCTCTCGGAAGCGGCGCGCAACGTCATCGGCCGCGTGCACACCGACACCGAGCCGGCGCTGGCCATGCTCAAGCGCGAAGGCTTCAACTACCAGGGCTACGTCGACATCTTCGACGCAGGCCCCGCCATCGAGTGCGAGACCTCGAAGATCCGCGCCGTGCGTGACAGCGAGACCCTGGTGCTGGCCGTTGGTACACCAGGCGACGACGCCACCCCTTTCATCATCCACAACCGCAAGCGCGAAGACTGCCGCATCACGGCCGCGCCGGCGCGCCTGGCCGCAGGCACCCTGGTGGTCGATCCGCAGACCGCCAAACGCCTGCGCCTGGGCGCCGGTGACAACGTGCGCGCCGTGCCACTGTCCGCCGGTCGGGAGGCCCAGTAA